In Electrophorus electricus isolate fEleEle1 chromosome 1, fEleEle1.pri, whole genome shotgun sequence, a single window of DNA contains:
- the zp3f.2 gene encoding zona pellucida glycoprotein 3f, tandem duplicate 2, with protein MVFLWHGLFILATSTLVLTDDANINVKCRKDSVIVTWKVGQALASYPSRLLLGNCAPSKFSRTSDGGGKAVFHYRLSECRFRQMRTKKLLVFKNMLAFRPLMGQYTTTTNYPIECAFERPEWVRPYLEPAFGALQDYGRLVFSMGLLNDDLSGPALSNVFTLGSFIYVWAAVEQQMHQPLMLYMEECVATNTAVIGPDSQIFPVIANQGCLVDKSSRFLPRSDSSFLLLQLQAFKFAMGSEVYLHCKLVVWDPDDLNEEKKACNFNRDLGKWELLDDPFQNDLCHCCDSGCRTRKQSFQSEPKELAQRRVLGPLVINSSTSNNDGNKSAFLDLTQL; from the exons ATGGTTTTCTTGTGGCACGGTCTTTTCATTTTGGCAACTTCCACATTAGTTTTGACTGATGATGCAA ATATTAATGTGAAATGCAGAAAGGACTCTGTTATAGTTACGTGGAAGGTTGGCCAAGCCCTGGCCAGTTATCCCTCACGGCTTCTCTTGGGCAACTGTGCTCCTTCAAAATTCTCACGTACATCAGATGGAGGCGGGAAGGCAGTTTTTCACTACCGACTATCTGAATGCCGTTTCAGACAAATG AGAACAAAGAAGCTGCTTGTCTTTAAAAATATGCTGGCCTTCAGGCCACTGATGGGGCAATATACCACTACGACCAACTATCCCATTGAGTGCGCTTTTGAAAG GCCTGAATGGGTGCGTCCCTATCTTGAGCCTGCTTTTGGTGCTTTGCAAGATTATGGAAGGCTGGTCTTCAGCATGGGCCTGCTAAATG ATGACTTGAGTGGCCCAGCACTCTCGAATGTCTTTACCCTGGGGTCCTTTATTTACGTCTGGGCTGCAGTGGAACAGCAGATGCACCAGCCCCTAATGCTGTATATGGAGGAGTGTGTGGCCACCAACACTGCAGTAATTGGACCAGACTCTCAGATTTTTCCAGTAATTGCTAACCAAGG ATGTCTTGTGGATAAGAGTTCAAGGTTCTTGCCAAGATCTGATTCCTCTTTTCTGCTGCTTCAGCTGCAAGCCTTCAAATTTGCAATGGGCTCAGAA GTGTACCTCCATTGCAAACTAGTGGTATGGGACCCTGATGATctaaatgaagaaaagaaggCTTGCAATTTCAACAGAGACCTTGGAAA ATGGGAACTCTTGGATGACCCTTTTCAGAATGACCTGTGCCATTGCTGTGACTCTGGATGTAGGACAAGGAAGCAGAGCTTCCAGTCTG AACCCAAAGAACTTGCTCAAAGACGTGTATTGGGACCACTGGTTATAAATTCCAGTACTTCAAACAATGACGGCAACAAAAGCGCCTTCTTGG ATCTGACACAGCTGTAG
- the LOC113576833 gene encoding cytochrome P450 2K1-like, producing MASVEELLLQASSTGLMLGALLLLLVLYVLFSASSFKEEANEPPGPKPLPVLGNLLQLDLHRLHESLCELAKQYGSVYKVYLGGNKVVVLAGYKTVKEALVNNAEEFGDREITQAFKNIAQEHGIVLSNGENWKEMRRFALTNLRDFGMGKKGSEEKIIEEIQYIKEVFENFGGKPFDTAQPMNYAISNVISSIVFGNRFEYSDPEFKEMVNRANENLRLNGTAPMRIYNLIPWIGPFLKSKRTIDRNLTDHKNDLKRIFNDLKESLQSDNIRGFVDSFLLRKQSDEKSGQKNSRFSEENLFATVTNLFVAGTDTTSTSLRWAFMFMAKYPHIQDCVQQEIDKVIGDRQPVVDDRKNLPYTDAVIHETQRLASIAPLSLPHVTSCDVHFNGYFIKKGTTVYPLLASVLWDENEWETPHRFNPAHFLDKHGRFVKKDAFMPFSAGRRMCLGEGLARMELFLFFTSLLQHFRLTPPPGVTEDQLDLTPVVGITLNPAPHKLCAIKRA from the exons ATGGCTTCAGTGGAAGAGCTTCTCCTGCAGGCTAGCAGCACAGGCTTGATGCTTGGTGCtttgttgctgctgctggttCTGTATGTCCTTTTTTCAGCCTCCAGCTTTAAGGAAGAGGCTAATGAACCTCCAGGACCCAAACCGTTGCCCGTCCTGGGCAACCTGCTCCAGCTGGACCTGCACAGGCTCCACGAGTCACTCTGTGAG CTTGCCAAGCAATATGGATCTGTTTACAAGGTGTATTTGGGTGGGAACAAGGTTGTGGTCTTAGCAGGGTATAAAACAGTCAAAGAAGCACTTGTGAACAATGCTGAAGAGTTTGGGGACAGAGAAATTACACAGGCATTTAAGAACATTGCTCAAGAACACG GGATTGTATTGTCCAATGGGGAGAACTGGAAAGAGATGAGACGCTTTGCTCTCACTAACCTTCGAGACTTTGGAATGGGCAAGAAAGGCAGTGAGGAGAAAATCATAGAGGAAATCCAATACATTAAAGAAGTGTTTGAGAACTTTGGAG GGAAACCCTTTGACACAGCCCAGCCAATGAACTATGCTATCTCCAATGTTATTTCATCTATTGTGTTTGGAAACAGATTTGAATACAGTGATCCTGAGTTCAAAGAAATGGTCAATAGAGCAAATGAGAATCTTAGGCTTAATGGAACAGCTCCCATGCGG ATTTACAACTTAATTCCCTGGATAGGTCCATTCTTGAAGAGCAAAAGGACAATTGATAGAAACCTTACGGACCACAAGAATGATCTAAAAAGGATATTTAATGATTTGAAAGAGTCGCTACAGTCAGACAATATCAGAGGGTTTGTCGACTCTTTCCTCCTTCGAAAGCAGAGTGATGAG AAATCAGGACAGAAGAACTCTCGCTTCAGTGAAGAGAATCTTTTTGCAACAGTGACAAATCTTTTTGTGGCTGGTACTGACACAACTAGCACATCTCTGCGCTGGGCATTTATGTTTATGGCTAAGTACCCACACATACAGG ACTGCGTACAGCAGGAGATTGACAAGGTGATTGGAGATCGTCAGCCAGTGGTGGATGACAGGAAGAATCTGCCTTACACGGATGCAGTGATCCATGAGACTCAGAGACTGGCCAGCATAGCACCTTTGAGCCTTCCCCACGTCACCAGCTGTGATGTTCATTTCAACGGCTACTTCATCAAGAAG GGTACAACTGTGTACCCTCTTCTGGCATCTGTGCTGTGGGATGAGAATGAGTGGGAGACTCCACACCGCTTCAACCCAGCACACTTCCTGGATAAGCATGGACGATTTGTTAAGAAAGATGCCTTCATGCCCTTCTCTGCAG GGCGAAGGATGTGTCTGGGAGAGGGTCTGGCTAGGATGgagctcttcctcttcttcacctCTCTCCTGCAGCATTTCCGTCTCACTCCTCCTCCAGGGGTGACAGAGGACCAGCTGGACCTCACACCAGTTGTTGGGATCACGCTGAACCCTGCCCCCCACAAACTGTGCGCAATTAAACGAGCCTAA